The proteins below are encoded in one region of Ereboglobus luteus:
- a CDS encoding general secretion pathway protein GspK, whose product MNFHPRKLRSRRASIIIVVLVMMAFASIALALFMEKAFNDLAVEVRANDAANMRVEAYSAMETTLAVLEDFRAALGSLHSPAEGWADPLGFAGYEPINPDYTVEVAFEDESGKLSLPNVNATTLTSLFTYWGLDETTAAKLTDALLGWMRADYIPATAGAPLPEDYDTGDLPFTPPARTLRSFDELASIEFARDIFYDETGRPNELWHRFVQTFSLYDFQTPNINAAPPDILGALGNLDTSLDEKLSNFLQGEDGRTLAGTGGYFASKDEVDTLLGAGTPASQLGVTISALRVIITIRQGPANYRLNALVSMPGTGGAKLPAAWAQQNTASTSTSGTNSNNNTTPGNQGTSRTSNNANTTRANASAGTTQKNLNYPYTFLEIRENDLVPPPAPVIGETETE is encoded by the coding sequence ATGAACTTTCACCCGCGCAAACTCCGCTCCCGCCGCGCTTCGATCATCATCGTTGTTCTCGTGATGATGGCCTTCGCATCGATCGCGCTCGCCCTCTTCATGGAGAAGGCGTTCAACGACCTTGCCGTCGAGGTTCGCGCAAACGACGCGGCGAACATGCGCGTCGAGGCGTATTCCGCGATGGAGACCACGCTCGCCGTCCTTGAGGATTTTCGCGCCGCACTCGGCTCGCTCCACAGCCCCGCCGAGGGCTGGGCCGATCCGCTCGGCTTTGCCGGCTACGAACCCATCAACCCCGATTACACCGTCGAGGTCGCCTTCGAGGATGAGAGCGGCAAACTTTCCCTGCCCAACGTTAACGCCACCACGCTCACCTCGCTCTTCACCTACTGGGGGCTCGACGAAACCACCGCGGCCAAACTCACCGACGCGCTCCTCGGTTGGATGCGCGCCGATTACATCCCCGCCACGGCGGGCGCGCCCCTGCCCGAGGACTACGACACCGGCGACCTTCCGTTCACGCCGCCCGCGCGCACGCTCCGCTCGTTCGACGAACTCGCCTCCATCGAATTCGCGCGCGATATTTTTTACGACGAAACCGGCCGCCCCAACGAACTCTGGCACCGCTTCGTTCAAACCTTTTCCCTTTACGATTTCCAAACTCCCAACATCAACGCCGCCCCGCCCGACATCCTCGGCGCGCTCGGCAATCTCGACACCTCGCTCGACGAAAAACTCTCCAACTTCCTCCAGGGTGAGGATGGCCGCACCCTCGCCGGCACCGGCGGCTATTTTGCCAGCAAGGACGAGGTCGACACCCTCCTCGGCGCCGGCACTCCCGCCAGCCAGCTCGGCGTCACGATTAGCGCGCTTCGCGTCATCATCACCATCCGCCAAGGCCCGGCCAACTACCGGCTCAACGCCCTCGTTTCCATGCCCGGCACGGGCGGCGCCAAACTCCCCGCCGCGTGGGCGCAGCAAAACACCGCCTCCACCTCCACCAGCGGCACAAACTCAAACAATAACACCACGCCCGGCAACCAAGGCACCTCGCGAACGTCTAACAACGCCAACACCACCCGGGCCAACGCCTCCGCCGGCACCACGCAAAAAAACCTGAACTACCCATACACCTTCCTCGAAATCCGCGAAAACGACCTCGTCCCCCCGCCCGCGCCCGTCATCGGCGAAACCGAAACCGAATGA
- a CDS encoding LysM peptidoglycan-binding domain-containing protein codes for MALKFLKAPPPNVVLLPDTQFFVRAIPVPADQTPEELSTQVELALETLAPFPVAQMYYGYHWRPGARHALIYAAYRKRFSQASVETWSAADAVLPAFATLLNPAASPGTTAILSTPDSLTAIHWADNSGVPSLVISRALPEPDDDKPPLSESDRDAARAALRNELLRATPGTIHLHEYEYPALDTVPAPARADNALVFATPPAKNTRTTPSSTTFTTAQLDMLDVRDKAELVARRASRRRDLLLWRAFLGCLSLLALCALIDIALKGGKFLQEKRIYQVKEQAPYVAEIDRANTLATRIEDLSNKRLLPFEMIDLLRPALPDTIVFTRVITRSLNSIEIQARTNRAADFNSFRTSLVSLPAIEKLDINNPATRDGSTTFTMLITFKPGTVIAAEDIPPPQPKNTATPKTDAASETAAENAAPQSGAPQPAAPSIHDQIQQQLTPGQSDAPSPDAVPPANGQPAPQTTEHTIVTGDTLARIARQAGVSPRDIIAANPGLANPRNLQPGQKINIPQPAPPPANETAEEEPNQ; via the coding sequence ATGGCCCTCAAGTTTCTAAAAGCTCCCCCGCCCAATGTCGTGCTTCTGCCCGACACGCAGTTTTTTGTGCGCGCCATTCCCGTGCCCGCGGATCAAACGCCGGAGGAACTTTCCACCCAGGTCGAACTCGCCCTCGAAACCCTCGCGCCCTTTCCCGTTGCGCAGATGTATTACGGCTACCATTGGCGGCCCGGCGCCCGGCACGCACTCATCTACGCCGCCTACCGCAAGCGTTTCAGCCAGGCCAGTGTCGAAACCTGGTCCGCCGCCGATGCCGTGCTCCCCGCATTCGCCACTCTTCTGAATCCCGCCGCCAGCCCCGGAACCACCGCGATCCTCTCCACCCCCGACAGCCTTACCGCGATCCACTGGGCTGACAACAGCGGCGTGCCCTCCCTCGTTATTTCCCGCGCACTCCCCGAGCCCGACGACGACAAACCGCCCCTCTCCGAATCGGACAGGGACGCCGCGCGCGCCGCCCTCCGCAACGAGCTTCTGCGCGCCACGCCCGGCACAATCCATCTCCACGAATACGAATACCCCGCGCTCGACACCGTCCCGGCGCCCGCCCGCGCCGACAACGCCCTCGTCTTCGCCACCCCGCCCGCCAAAAACACCCGCACCACGCCAAGCTCCACCACCTTCACCACCGCGCAACTCGACATGCTCGACGTTCGTGACAAGGCCGAGCTCGTCGCCCGTCGTGCCTCCCGCCGCCGCGACCTCCTTCTCTGGCGCGCTTTCCTGGGCTGCCTCAGCCTCCTCGCCCTTTGCGCCCTCATCGACATCGCGCTCAAAGGCGGAAAGTTTTTGCAGGAAAAACGAATCTACCAAGTAAAGGAGCAAGCTCCCTACGTCGCCGAAATCGACCGCGCCAACACCCTCGCCACTCGCATCGAGGATCTCTCCAACAAGCGCCTGCTTCCCTTTGAGATGATCGACCTGCTCCGCCCCGCGCTCCCCGACACGATCGTTTTCACCCGCGTCATCACACGCAGCCTCAACAGTATTGAAATCCAGGCCCGCACCAACCGCGCCGCCGACTTCAACTCCTTCCGCACTTCCCTCGTTTCCCTGCCCGCCATCGAAAAACTCGACATCAACAACCCCGCCACCCGCGACGGCTCCACCACCTTCACGATGCTCATCACCTTCAAACCCGGCACCGTGATCGCCGCCGAGGACATTCCCCCTCCGCAACCAAAGAACACCGCAACCCCAAAAACTGACGCCGCCAGCGAGACCGCCGCCGAGAATGCCGCGCCCCAGTCCGGCGCTCCGCAACCCGCCGCACCCAGCATCCACGACCAAATCCAGCAACAGCTTACTCCCGGCCAATCCGACGCGCCATCCCCCGACGCCGTCCCTCCCGCCAACGGACAACCCGCGCCACAAACCACCGAGCACACCATTGTCACAGGCGACACCCTCGCGCGCATCGCCAGGCAAGCCGGCGTTTCCCCGCGCGACATCATTGCCGCCAACCCCGGATTGGCCAATCCGCGCAACCTCCAGCCCGGTCAAAAAATCAACATTCCTCAACCCGCGCCGCCCCCCGCCAATGAAACCGCCGAGGAGGAGCCCAACCAATGA
- a CDS encoding 3-keto-disaccharide hydrolase, whose translation MKKTILILASLVFSLAGFSSLGARPAGETTLKSPAFAASLENSRWAFTLPNDRAGWLGFSRENDKLTALLLWGSGHPRPVAVALKNDAVELRRAYKHTGKNGAKLDRTDLLTARQTAGGALAFEIQTLNENGKPVGRPATFTATRIPDLPPAPDLSKLKYGAPVKLIRDDLSNWESMNPKAYNGWTLKNGVLTNTVVFPDGSKKRGANLSTTDKSFKDFRLAFEVSLPANSNSGAYLRGIYEIQMSNSRQENAHQTMGSLYGRHAPSTNAEKPANEWQTVDVILADRHVTVVLNGVTIIDNQPVLGVTGGAITADEFVPGPIYLQGDHTNASYRNMTLTPIIKELR comes from the coding sequence ATGAAAAAAACGATCCTCATCCTAGCATCCCTCGTGTTTTCGCTCGCAGGCTTCTCCTCCCTCGGAGCCCGCCCCGCCGGTGAAACCACCCTGAAATCGCCCGCCTTTGCCGCTTCCTTGGAAAACTCCCGCTGGGCCTTCACGCTTCCCAACGACCGCGCCGGCTGGCTCGGTTTCTCACGGGAAAACGATAAGCTCACCGCCCTTCTCCTCTGGGGCAGCGGGCACCCGCGGCCAGTCGCCGTCGCCCTCAAAAACGATGCAGTCGAACTTCGCCGCGCCTACAAGCACACGGGGAAAAACGGTGCCAAGCTCGACCGCACCGACCTCCTCACCGCCCGGCAAACCGCCGGTGGCGCCCTCGCCTTTGAAATCCAAACGCTCAACGAAAACGGCAAACCCGTCGGACGTCCCGCCACCTTCACCGCCACCCGCATTCCCGATCTCCCGCCCGCGCCCGATCTCTCCAAGCTCAAATACGGCGCCCCGGTCAAACTCATCCGCGACGACCTCTCCAACTGGGAATCCATGAATCCCAAGGCCTACAATGGCTGGACCCTCAAAAACGGCGTCCTCACCAACACCGTCGTTTTCCCCGACGGCTCGAAAAAGCGCGGCGCCAACCTCAGCACGACCGACAAATCCTTCAAGGACTTCCGCCTCGCCTTCGAGGTCAGCCTCCCCGCCAACAGCAACAGCGGCGCCTATCTTCGCGGCATCTACGAGATTCAGATGAGCAACAGCCGACAGGAAAACGCGCACCAAACCATGGGCTCCCTCTATGGCCGCCACGCCCCCTCGACCAATGCCGAAAAACCCGCGAACGAGTGGCAGACCGTTGACGTCATCCTCGCCGACCGGCACGTCACCGTCGTCCTCAACGGCGTCACAATCATCGACAACCAGCCCGTCCTCGGCGTCACCGGCGGAGCCATCACCGCCGACGAATTTGTCCCTGGTCCCATCTACCTCCAAGGCGACCACACCAACGCCAGCTATCGCAACATGACGCTCACCCCCATCATCAAGGAGCTCCGCTAA
- a CDS encoding sialidase family protein: protein MPCRFLIVALLFIFVPLAKAAVIPPTENFPLPTVDLSGPAEAAARHVTIARGTTEVYQGHPTTVLLPDGKTIYCVWTINHGGPCGPMKRSDDGGLTWSGLLPVPENWKSTKNCPSIYRLVDPRGKARLVVFAQENGVMRRAYSEDDGKTWSPMQPAGDGIVPSVMPFTDVKPVDGGKRLLAMTNIRRPGETREKYSNVLAQSFSTDGGLTWSPLEIVRDIPGLRLCEPEIVRSPDGKQLLCLIREDAKHESLFMTSDDEGRTWSKERTLPKALWGDRHKAKYTPDGRLVVVFRDVGRKTSPSNNHFVAWVGSYDDIVNVREAGYRVKLIHNHRRGKIFSGRLMDDCGYPGLEVLPDGTLVATTYAKYTEGDEGNYVVAVRFTLKETDAALVLRETQNTPPIPNRSAR, encoded by the coding sequence ATGCCCTGTCGTTTTCTCATCGTCGCGCTCCTTTTTATTTTTGTTCCATTGGCAAAGGCCGCTGTCATTCCCCCAACGGAGAATTTCCCGCTGCCCACCGTTGACCTTTCCGGCCCCGCCGAGGCCGCCGCACGGCATGTTACAATCGCCCGTGGAACGACGGAAGTCTATCAGGGGCACCCGACCACCGTCCTGCTGCCTGACGGAAAAACAATATACTGCGTGTGGACCATCAACCACGGCGGACCCTGCGGCCCCATGAAGCGCAGCGACGACGGCGGTCTCACATGGAGCGGCCTGCTCCCGGTTCCCGAAAACTGGAAGAGCACAAAAAACTGCCCCTCCATCTACCGGCTCGTCGATCCGCGCGGCAAGGCGCGCCTTGTCGTCTTTGCGCAGGAAAACGGCGTCATGCGCCGCGCCTATTCCGAGGACGACGGCAAAACATGGTCGCCCATGCAGCCCGCCGGCGACGGCATCGTTCCCTCCGTCATGCCCTTCACAGACGTGAAGCCGGTTGACGGCGGCAAGCGGCTCCTCGCCATGACCAATATCCGCCGCCCCGGAGAGACCAGGGAGAAATATTCCAACGTTCTCGCGCAAAGTTTCTCCACCGACGGCGGCCTTACATGGTCGCCGCTTGAAATTGTTCGCGACATTCCCGGCCTCCGTCTTTGCGAACCGGAGATTGTCCGCTCGCCCGACGGCAAACAACTTCTCTGCCTCATCCGCGAGGATGCGAAGCACGAGTCGCTTTTCATGACCAGCGACGACGAAGGCCGCACGTGGTCGAAGGAGCGAACACTTCCCAAGGCGCTCTGGGGCGACCGCCACAAGGCCAAATACACGCCCGACGGCCGCCTCGTTGTCGTCTTCCGCGACGTGGGCCGCAAAACCAGCCCCAGCAACAATCACTTCGTCGCGTGGGTCGGCTCCTACGACGACATCGTCAACGTCCGCGAAGCCGGCTATCGCGTGAAACTCATCCACAACCACCGGCGCGGAAAAATTTTCTCCGGCCGCCTCATGGACGACTGCGGTTACCCCGGGCTTGAAGTGCTGCCCGACGGCACCCTCGTGGCGACCACCTACGCCAAATACACCGAAGGCGACGAGGGCAACTACGTCGTCGCAGTCCGATTCACGCTCAAGGAAACCGATGCCGCACTTGTGTTGAGGGAAACCCAAAACACACCGCCTATTCCGAATAGGAGTGCCCGGTAG